The region GCGCATCATCACAACAATCAAATGGAGATAAGAGTGCACCATCAGGGATAAATATTTCCCGACATTAGGAAGTAGAATGCTTTTTTCACAATGAAATCTTGTAGATGAGTTATGTGCTGAGCGTTAAAATGCTTGAAAATAAAGTAACAACATATGCAGAAAAGGAAGCAAAATTGTTTTAGACTGTCAATCATATGATAGCAACCGTCTGTAGGAGCTGTGATGATATTTCTCAATTTCATGATGATACATTTTGATGATAGATTTTGTTGTTAACTGGAAGCACTTACATGTGGATCATTCATTGCATCTCACTCATTTGGtgcttaaagaagccctcctcctcctcctcttaccaTCAACggttttatcttcttaatatattgcagtcatcatattatatagcactgtatacttacaattgctcattttgcctttctacccagctaattctctatgtagaaacaggaggtttcTTGTCCCTGCAGAATCATTCCCTTCTTCAGCTCCTGACCCGGCTGCTTCACTGCTCCCTcctgccattgacttttgcagtgactgatgagtcaTACAGGTAAAATTAACCTCCAGTTTCTACATATTGCTTAGAAGGTTTCAGTTAGTCTGTtagtaatcacgtgatgtcatagacctaatggaaaagagaggaattatctgggtagaaaggcaaaattagcaattgtaagtacacggtgCTATATAGTATGATTATTGTAATATACAGtgtgggaaataattatttgatccctttgctgattttgtaagtttgcccactgacaaagacaggaacagtctataattttaaggttaggttaattttaacattgagagatagaatgtcaaaactaaaatccagaaaatcaaattgtataaattatataaatttatttgcattttgtagtgagaaataagtatttgatcccctaccaaccattaagagttctggctcctacagaccagttagactacctggattaaagacagctgtcttacagagtcaagtttataaaagactcctgtccacagactcaattaattttTTGatatgactatgtaagacagctgtctttaatgcaggtaacgagttgattaggagcatctaactgtttTTTTTAGAAGAAAGAGTTTATCATTCCGATACACGAATGGCTGACGAAAGGATTCCAAGGTTGGCTTCCAATAAGGATTCAAACAGCTAGGGATAAGTGCCAAGTTGGTACTGGGTGCCTGACAGTAGGGCATACATTTCTAAAGCTTTTAAAATCTTCTTATCAAAGGTTGGTTGGAAAAAATACGAGGAGTGCATTTATTGATGAAAAATTAaccttaacaagccttgtcacatgacatagGATTTGACTGTCACAtgacagacgcctctcactcagccaaaccagatccccgctTTGCACTGACTAGGGGGAGtacccccgaaacacagtgtctgcaaatggagattccggtttggcttttatcctatgtcatgtgacaaggctcgttaaagggttgacattgactgttaggattgctacttccaataggtggcactagagttctagtcctcttcctctctgaagagacaatttgtatatttcccagaggagcattgcggctttaagtctcatctcgacatgcttaccatgtcactctccgcaaggagaaatgatacttcctgGATCTCCTTTGAAAACGAAAGACCTGACACTTCTGATTCAATGAAGACTAAAAAAAAGACATTCCTCTGCCATTTGATAAAGATTCAAGTATGGACTTCAACTTGGGACCATAAACACTTGAAGGCTGGAAATGTTGCATAGTTTTCAgtagtcgcagaagaaacttgtgagagtacattatatggggtaattcaacttttatctacacagaacatgaggtgcatgcatcagcttcttaatacagcataacaggaaatctaaaagaccttttaccagagagaaagtgaaaccaaagtacaagtatatgcattacattcaactaagcatataacagtaacaacatcgccatctactgtcagaaaagtgtaaattcCTCCTACACACAAGTCTAAATCTGTTGGGTATCTAACAGGAAAGGCACAGAGCAGAAATGATGTTTAGATGGAATGTCTCCTGACCAGTGttttatgttatgaccccaatggcgagggtctcagagatatcagcaagtctgcgaagtacaaaaatccagctcatagggcagtggtaactgggttgaccatatatctactcctaacgccaacactagaagtagccggggaacatgcctacgttggtcgctagatgtctcgcgccagccggagagctaactacccctagaagaggaaaacaaagacctctcttgcctccagagaaaggaccccaaaagtaggatacgagccccccacaaataataacggtgaggtaagaggaaatgacaaacacagagatgaactaggtttagcacagagaggcccacttactaatagcagaatgtagtaagataacttatatggtcaacaaaaaccctatcaaaaaatccacgctggagattcaagaacccccgaaccgtctaacggcccggggggagaacaccagccgccctagagcttccagcaaggtcaggatacagattatatacaagctggacaaaaatagcaaacaaaaacaaattgcaaaaagcaaaaaaaacagacttagcttaatgaagcaggaaccaggatcagtggacaagagcactacagattagctctgatatcaacgttgccaggcattgaactgaaggtccagggagcttatatagcaacacccctgacctaacgacccaggtgagcataaaaggaatgacagacatacccagagtcaaatccctagtagccactagagggagccaaaaagtaaattcacaacagttttagcCATAAGACTCTACTGGCTGAGTTGGTGAGAGCAAGATTTCTAGAGAGTTTATTGGTATCCAAGGCAAAATCACAAAGAAAATCTGAGGCGGAGTTCATCCTATGCAAAAGTTTGTTCCTGGCAATATCTCTCGAAAGCTGAATTAGCCAATATCTTAGTGCACAAGCTAGAGGAACTGTCGCTATCTTCCTTTCCATTTAATCTTTAAGAAGAACATCTCATGAACATACCCTTAAGACCATgttcacatgatcagtatttggtcagtattttacctcagtatttgtaagccaaaatcaggagtggaacaatctgaggaaaagtaGACTAGAAACATGAAAccactgtatttatcacccactcccggttttggcttacaaatagagatgagcaaatttgatcgggtccctgcttattcggcaagctatagcgctcaccgaataagctgcagagggaacccggatacatggagcgcgccggctgatcacctgttcggctccacagctgcatgtgtcgcggctgtgtgacagtcacaacacatgcatggagagactGTGTTGGGCTAttctaaaatactgaccaaatactgaaagtgtgaatgtggctTAAGGCGGTCTCTCTGGTGAGACGTCCCCTAGCTATTGGCGAGGCTCAGCTGGGAGAGGGCAGTTGGGTTAAAAGTGAGTCTGTGCTGCACAGCCCTTTCTCTGGCTGCACTATTTTTTGGTTTAGTTCACTTTTGTTCTCCCTATGTTCTGTAGATGTAATATTATGACAACATTTTGGATGGTGAGGCCATAGTAGAAAAAGATTGTGAAGCCCCGGCCTATGCAATAGAAATATGACGTCTACACAACTGATTTTGGCAGGAGTCCCTTATACACATTAATCCCTAATAAATATAAGGGTCTCGTGTACCCCAGAGGTTCCGGAATCCGGTAATGATGTAGTTTCCCACAGCAAAACTTCTAGGAATGATTACTCCTGTAATATGGGATTGGATTGAGCAGGCGCTTTGTATGGAGGCCTCCAAATTGAAATCTGAGGTATATTTGATCCCCATAGATGAATAATATGGACATGTATTACGTCTTTGTGCACTAAGCCTCCCTCGGATTCACCACAGGGTGGCGCTAGAAGCGTTTATTCCCGTTCAGTCCCGGACCGTCTGTCCATACAGATTTAATAGATTTCCTCTACATTGCAGCCAATCCTGCATATTTGTGTTCCCAGAGAAGGCCTCAGTTTCCAGTCACCTGTGACATCTCTACACACTGGACGTTATTTGATCGCAATGACGATTAACAAAAATATCTCAAGTTGCACATTAGGTTTATTTGCTGTTCCAGATTTTGGTAGAAAAACAATGATAGCTATCATATTATTAAttagcatcatttttttttctgtcaaaggagttttttatttttgtgtgttaAGTGGTTTTTATTACTACCATTTTGGGGtgcatatgatgttttgatcactgttAATTCCATTTTTGCAGGGGATGCAGCATCCAATAAACGGAAGTTCTGGCATTTTTATAGTTTTTTACTTTTTGGCATTTACCGtatgggttaaatcattttatattttgaaataATTTACTTATATGGATATGGTGATACTAAATTTGCATAGTTTTTAGATTATTTTTAATGGGAGGAAAAAGGGTTTGATTAAAATTTTTAGTATTTGgttgattttttgttttttacccTTTACCTCTCTTTTTTTAGACCCATTATTGGCCTGGATTCTGTGATTGATTCCTTGGGCTATACACCACAATACAACTGTATTCCATAACTTAGCTAAAACCAAGGTCTCCTATGAAGGGCTTCATAGCAGTTCAACATGACAGCCATGGGGGctttcagcagacccctggctgccATTCCAACTTAGCAGCACACAGCAATCCCAGGTACATTTGCCATAAATGCTGCTGTGAGAAAGTAACTGCAGCACTAATGATGACCTCTGACCAAATTTTTGCTGTTCAACTATACACATGTTGTAAAAATGGCTGCAgggaagaatatatatatatatatatattttttattttgcaggTTAGCAATCAAACTATTagaacctaatgagttaactttgttAAGCCCAAATGGGTGTTATcaaatagcaactcatacagggagaagtgcccgcccccagtgaaaactatctgataacacccacttcagcttaaagtgaacctgacagatgatacatgctgcccaatccacggGCAGCAAGTAGAATAATACAGTGGCTGTATAGTCTCAGCCAAGTATGTTTGAcgatgcagcatttcagagaaaagcatATTTTAAAAGCTGCCAAGGATCCCTGGCCAGATTATTGTTGGCTTTCCCTTCAGCAGCGTCCAATGATGTGCTGCTAGATTTTGGTACAAAACATGGAGCAGGGAAATCAGAACTCGCTCCCAACCCGTAACAGCTGATTTACATGGGGTTTAGCAGGAAACTTCCATGTTTAATTTGCTTCCTGACATAGATTGTCCTATGTCAGGAGCGGGGTCAGAAGTTGAGTGGAGTCCACACATGGCAGGTGCTGGCTGCGTTATACAGCTGGCTCTGCTGCTAACCAATGCTTGCAATATCGCTTGATATAGAATAAGCCATCATACGATTGCAGATTCAATAACAATAAAgtaattaaaaaacaataaaaaaaaaaaagttttgggaaTATTCACCAGTTAAAGCAAAAATGTGCATCATCCTGTTTTCATTAAtaataaagaaatataaaaaaattatgcaTGCAGTATTGTGGTATCACTGTGTCCACAGAAGTCCTATTTATTAAAATATAAACATTTTTGATCctgtgtgttatatgctgtaaaacaaaacaaaaaaaaaaaagattgaaatGCTATAAATAACTGTTTTTCGGTTGCCAGATCATTGGATTGGATTATATGTATCCCGAAaagtcacaaaaaataagcccttcaaCAGCTCCATCAATGGGAAAAAATGTTAAGGAACTCAAAAAATGGTCAAACaaacaaagcaatttttttttacttgttacaAGTTTCTGAATTGTTTTTGACCACTTATAAAAACTATACAAGTTTAGTATATTGTACTGACCAGGAGAATTTTTCCGGACAACAAACTGAAAATGACACCCCAAAAACATTGCCAGAATTTAGTTTTTTCCCTATTACgccgaacttggaattttttttaaccatttcttagtacattatatgataaaatTAAGGGGGTCattgaaaactacaacttgtccctcaatAAAAAACAAAAGCCCTCACCTGGTTATATCGATGGAAAAAAAAGTATTGACTCATGTAAGAAAGGGAAGAAGGAAAGTGCAAATAATAAAATTGGCAGTATTGGTAAGGGTTTACGGAAGATGCAGAATTTGAAATGGGTTGTCGAAAAAATATGACCATTTTAtggcacatagttacatagttattaaggttgaaggaagactttaagtccatctagttcaacccatagcctaacctaacatgccctaacatgttgatccaggggaaggcaaaaaaaccccatgtggtaagagtaagctccaccatggggaaaaaaattccttcccgaccccacatacggcaatcagactagttccctggatcaacgccttatcaaggaatctaatatatataccctgtaacattatacttttccagaaaggtatccagtcccctcttaaatttaagcaatgaatcactcattacaacatcatacggcagagagttccatagtctcactgctcttacagtaaagaatctgcgtctgttattatgcttaaaccttttttcctccagacgtagaggatgcccccttgtccctgtctcaggtctatgattaaaaagatcatcagaaaggtctttgtactgtcccctcatatatttatacattaacataagatcaccccttagtcttcgtttttccaaactaaatagccccaagtgtaataacctatcttggtatggcagaccccccagtcctctaataaccttggtcgctcttctctgcacccgctctagttcagctatgtctttcttatacaccggagaccagaactgtgcacagtattctaagtgtggtcgcactagtgacttgtatagaggtagaattatgttctcctcatgagcatctatgcctcttttaatacatcccattattttatttgcctttgtagcagctgcctgacactggccactgaatatgagtttgtcatccacccatatacccaggtccttttcattgacagttttaccctgagttttagaattaagcacatagttatacaccttattacttctacccaagtgcatgaccttacatttatccccattaaagctcatttgccatttatcagcccaagcttctagtttacataaatcatcctgcaatataaaattgtcctcctctgtattgattaccctgcagagtttagtgtcatctgcaaatattgaaattctactctgaatgccccctacaaggtcattaataaatatgttaaaaagaagagggcccaatactgacccctgtggtaccccactactaaccgcgacccagtccgagtgtgctccattaataaccaccctttatttcctatccctgagccagctctcaacccacttgcacatattttcccctatccccattattctcattttatgtatcaaccttttgtgtggcaccgtatcaaaagcttttgaaaagtccatatacactacatccactgggctcccttggtccagtccggaacttacctcttcatagaagctgatcaaattagtctgacaggaacggtccctagtaaacccgtgctgatactgggtcatgaggttattcctcttcagatactccagtatagcatcccttagaatgccctccaggattttacccacagtagaggttaagcttactggcctataatttccgagttcagtttttgtcccctttttaaatattggcaccacatttgctatacgccagtcctgtggtacagaccctgttattatggactctttaaagattaaaaataacagtctatcaatgactgtacttagttcctgcagtactcgggggtgtatcccatctgggcccggagatttatcaatttttgtgatttttagacgccgccgtacttcctgctgggttaagcaggtgacatttaattgggaatttttatcactagtcatattggctgccatgggattttcttttgtaaatactgatgaaaaaaagtcatttagcatattggctttttcctcatccaccatttcacccagactatttttaaggggggccaacactatcattttttagtttcttactatttatgtagttaaagaatattttggggttatttttgctctctctagcaatgagtctctctgtctcaatctttgctgccttgatttgctttttacagaatttatttaattttctatatttatttaatgcctcctcactacctacttcctttaattctctaaatgctttctttttgtcccttattgcgcccctaacagctctatttagccatattggtttcctcctatttctagtatgtttattcccatatggtatatactgtgcacaggtcctatccaggatgctaataaacgtctcccattttctttgtgtatttttatgtctcaggatatagtcccagttaattgcaccaagatcctctctcatccgttggaaatttgccctcctgaagtttagtgtccttgtcacccctctactacacatcttattaaaggagacctgaaaacttattattttgtgatcactattccccaagtgacccccaacccttatatttgatattcggtctggcctgttggttaatattagatctagcagtgcccccctccttgttgggtcctgaaccagttgtgaaaggtaattgtctctcatagttgtcaaaaaccgattacctttactggaactgcaggtttctgttccccaatctatttcagggtagttgaagtcccccataataatgacttctccttgagtcgaagcttcatctatttgctttacgaggatattctccattgcttccattatttttggagatttataacaaacccctatcagtaattcatTATTTTTccgcctccccttatctccacccacagggactctacattttcattagattcacctatattatcacgcaggatgggttttaaggtggattttacatacagacacacccctccccctcgcttatctgtacggtcatttctgaacagactatagccctgcaagttaacagcccagtcatggctctcatccagccacgtctcagatatccccaccatgtcataattatgctccaacaacattagttctaattcatccattttgttggcgaggcttctggcattagtatacatgcacttgatgttcctctctgtacctctattctttcttaaattattaactgttctaaccccaccccccatgcctccgccacccccaacttccttatttgtgcccaggtccctatctgcactatcttcaccTCCttcaaaatgaataccctcccccccaatccctagtttaaacactcctccaaccttctaaccattttctcccccagcacagctgccccttccccattgaggtgcagcccgcccctagcgtagagcctgtagccagctgagaagtcggcccagttctgcaggaacccaaaccctccttcctacaccaattcttgagccacttattaacctccctaatctcccgttgcctctctggcgtggcacgtggtacaggcagtatttcggaaaataccacgttggaggtccttgctttcagcttgcagcctaattccctgaaatcatctttaaggaccttccacctacctctaactttgtcatttgtgccaatgtgcaccatgaccgctgggtcctcaccagcccctcccagtaatctgtccacccgatcagcgatgtgtcggactcgagcgccaggtaggcagcacaccgttcgacgatccctgtctttgtgacagattgccctatctgttcccctaataattgagtcccccactaccagcacctgtctggcctgccctgctctcctatttccctccttactggagcagtcactcctccggctttcagaggacatgcctggctgcagcagtgctacccctgtactggtacccccctcatctgccaacttagcaaacttattggggtgagccagatcaggactagcctccctggcactcttccctctaccccgccttctatctgtcacccagctaactgccacactgtcctgcagctccatcctaccatccccctcctcatctatcccattgagcgtctgctctgtgagcagaagactcctctccatattgtctatggatctcagtgttgccagctgcacatttagatccagaatctgggcttccaaatgcacaacgtgctcacatctcgcacagcagtatgcaccctcgaccggctgatcaaggactgcatacatgaggcaagatgtgcactggatggcattaacaatagtggagcacatttcctaatggggattgcaccacagaaacgttatataaaaaataaatacaaagtattaattaaaaacagacagcaattcctcccttggaaactccctgtttccaaagtcactgaatcacaagtcacacttaccgccgtccacacttacgctcaggtcacactcagctcgctcacactcgctatgctgaagatttatagtttgttttttttctctctctatttcccttcaacaacaagccaccttgctgttcaaatgcactttcaaaaaggacttgagccccaaacagctgccccttataaacccttgattatgaccgcccaccctaagttaaccccttgtgaatatagctactcccaattcagcaactcacacaaattcacacaggtatttgttaaaggccttccaaatacctcctcactgaatcacaagtcacacttaccgccgtccacacttacgctcaggtcacactcagctcgctcacactcgctatgctaaagatttatagtttttttttttttctctctctatttcccttcaataacaagccaccttgctgttcaaatgcactttcaaaaaatgACAGATTAGATGCAGGAGCTCAGCAGGAAGTATTCCCAGCAGTTATAGGAATTAGTGGTAACTAGAGCCCTCAGCTTTTAGCATTGTAAAGCCGTCCCCCTCTTTCAGGTGGTAGGTCTGCTTTCTACTCACTGTTTTGCTGTCTTCTATATGTTGCGGTCTGTGTTGGGTTTCTCTACTCTCAGAAGGTTCAGGTTGTAGCTCTGATGTGGTTTGTAGCATCCTTGGAACTTTTttacccagttttttattttcttggcATTGTGACAGCAAGTCAGGATGACAGTCAGTATGGAGTGAGGTTGTCATCTTCTGTCCTTTAGATATGGGCTCCTGCCAAGACAAGGAATCCTCAGACTCAGTCAGTATGTCATCTAGTAGCTGAAGATCTGGGTCATCTGTAGGGGACCTGCTGTCTTTCATCTCCCGACCAGGCTGGGTGGCCTTTGCCATCTTCCCACCATCTTCTTCATTTTGCTTACTAGCAACTCTTCCTTGTACAGAACTTTCGTCTTTGAGAATCTCTGTAGGATGTAGGGGCtgttggctgcagaagttgatgacTCTTCTTTTGCTCTTACTGCTGCCACTGCCCATAGCAGCACAACACACAACTGTGGAGTCCTACATGAAGCACTTCTAGTCAAATACCCTTAATTTTTAGTATTCGTTTTAGGATGTGTGAAGAACCATAAAATTAATGAAAATATCTTCGGCGGATCCAACCATCCATGTTCAGGTCTTGAGAATCTCTTACAAGAGATCACTGCTCCTTCTGCACAGGCAAATTCTCACTTTTAAAATATGCATTTCTTGGTTTGACTTGTGTTAACACCTCTCTTCCTttctcactctctctcctccacaaCATCCAGGATCTCTCTGTCAGGCACCAGACTCACA is a window of Ranitomeya variabilis isolate aRanVar5 chromosome 2, aRanVar5.hap1, whole genome shotgun sequence DNA encoding:
- the LOC143808590 gene encoding uncharacterized protein LOC143808590, with the protein product MGSGSSKSKRRVINFCSQQPLHPTEILKDESSVQGRVASKQNEEDGGKMAKATQPGREMKDSRSPTDDPDLQLLDDILTESEDSLSWQEPISKGQKMTTSLHTDCHPDLLSQCQENKKLGKKVPRMLQTTSELQPEPSESRETQHRPQHIEDSKTAPGTRMAFELENNNLPMQSRTCLAHTEAPSPIAYDDTEEALMVSIEQEYTQLHPSPPLGCGKV